Proteins from a single region of Chloroflexota bacterium:
- a CDS encoding radical SAM protein has translation MNTKNILLIEPGYPNKYPPLGLMKLASYHGPNGRGDNVIFVKGEAPGVLDTAWDRVYVTTLFSFEWNRTAAAIDFAVRAARGQQERVFVGGIAASLMHDAFLLEPRWAGVRFIKGLLDGPPSLSLRLSAEEFEFGAEDLTGKPIEELIPDYSILDHVVYRYPVNDAYFGYASRGCIRKCAFCGVPALEGDQREMPPLTELVNGIRERHGEKKDMVLMDNNITASSRYQEVIAEIVDLGFERGATLARDGKPAVKRRVDFNQGVDARILAKSPMFLKEMAKVCISPLRIAFDHMGVRKPYIKSVHMAADNEITSLSNYMLYNFMDTPEDLYERMLVNIHLNEERGIHIWSFPMRYQPLQLKDRSHVGKNWNRYYLRSFQIMLQATRGVVSGNPSFFRHAYGQDQQEFLHLISLPHAFIFHRDYFQYGEGRSQRDEYEALRRRLSESQEKELIRLLAGPQSAQRLDEGSYFRLANDHSIDPLIRQVVGFHTLGTKYAPSVMGPESLPLYAKLDTDQPTPPEDEVVEDAGLFDHDRTIEALGLAAELP, from the coding sequence ATGAACACCAAGAACATATTGCTGATCGAACCTGGGTACCCGAATAAATACCCGCCTTTGGGCTTGATGAAATTGGCCTCATACCACGGTCCAAACGGTAGAGGGGACAACGTCATCTTTGTGAAGGGCGAAGCCCCCGGGGTGTTGGATACGGCTTGGGACCGTGTCTACGTTACCACGCTTTTCAGCTTCGAGTGGAACCGTACCGCCGCCGCGATCGATTTTGCAGTTCGCGCCGCTCGCGGCCAGCAGGAGCGCGTTTTCGTGGGTGGAATCGCCGCCTCTCTGATGCACGATGCGTTCCTCCTAGAACCACGTTGGGCGGGAGTTCGATTCATCAAGGGTTTGTTGGACGGGCCACCTTCCCTGTCGCTTAGGCTATCCGCCGAGGAGTTCGAATTCGGCGCCGAGGACCTGACCGGTAAGCCGATCGAGGAGCTCATTCCCGACTACTCAATCCTAGACCATGTGGTGTATCGATACCCGGTCAACGACGCCTATTTCGGCTACGCGTCCCGGGGCTGCATTCGGAAGTGTGCGTTTTGCGGTGTGCCCGCCCTTGAGGGCGACCAGCGGGAAATGCCGCCACTTACAGAGTTGGTTAACGGGATTCGGGAGCGTCATGGTGAAAAGAAGGACATGGTTCTCATGGACAATAACATCACGGCCTCCTCCCGCTACCAGGAGGTAATCGCAGAGATCGTAGACTTGGGATTCGAGCGCGGCGCGACGTTGGCCCGTGACGGCAAACCCGCTGTCAAGCGTAGAGTGGATTTCAACCAAGGGGTTGATGCTCGCATCCTTGCCAAGTCCCCGATGTTTCTAAAGGAGATGGCCAAAGTCTGTATCAGCCCACTGAGAATAGCCTTTGACCACATGGGCGTCCGCAAGCCTTACATAAAGTCTGTTCACATGGCAGCCGACAACGAGATTACTTCGCTGTCAAACTACATGCTCTACAACTTCATGGATACTCCCGAGGACCTCTATGAACGAATGCTAGTGAATATCCATTTGAATGAGGAACGGGGGATTCACATCTGGTCCTTCCCCATGCGCTATCAGCCTCTCCAGCTCAAGGACCGGTCACATGTTGGCAAGAATTGGAACCGATACTACCTCCGTTCCTTTCAGATCATGCTCCAGGCAACGCGGGGTGTCGTTAGCGGCAACCCGTCTTTTTTCCGGCACGCCTACGGTCAAGACCAACAGGAATTCCTACATCTGATCAGTCTCCCCCACGCTTTTATATTCCACCGAGATTACTTTCAGTACGGAGAGGGCCGGAGTCAGAGGGACGAGTATGAGGCATTGAGACGCCGTCTGTCTGAGAGCCAGGAAAAAGAGCTAATTCGGCTTCTCGCCGGCCCCCAAAGTGCGCAACGGCTCGACGAGGGGTCGTACTTCAGGCTGGCCAATGACCATTCGATCGACCCCTTGATTCGGCAGGTTGTCGGTTTCCACACTTTGGGTACCAAATACGCTCCCAGCGTTATGGGCCCAGAGTCTCTTCCCCTTTACGCTAAGCTTGATACTGACCAGCCTACACCACCCGAAGATGAGGTGGTGGAAGACGCTGGCTTGTTTGACCATGACCGGACTATCGAGGCGCTCGGACTGGCCGCTGAACTACCATGA
- a CDS encoding DEAD/DEAH box helicase, protein MLRPTESVPFAARREALPFQAEAVLATRELPYAALFHEQGLGKTKMALDLVLHWLSSGAVDSVMVVTKKALVPNWERETRLHTNLRPVVLSQDRRSNFFAFNRPGRLYLAHYEVMHSERGRLLLFAKARHLGMILDESQRIKNPGSKVAIALHSLGPLLARRIIMTGTPVANRPYDIWSQVYFLDGGESLGRSFSAFRSETDFKKKLGEDEGATADFEKRLGEVYGKIRHFAIRETKASTELGLPGKVIRNTPAYMESGQSILYHKFRRDLAAEVLRDGLTTWDDVEEILKRLLRLVQVASNPQLVDQGYEGVPGKFCVLDSIVGNVPSTGPKAIVWTSFTENVSRIAQRYPQMRPARVHGRLSIVDRTRDLDRFMEDPSCRLLVATPGSAKEGLTLTVANHAVFFDRTFSLDDYLQAQDRIHRISQTDECVVENIVAVGTIDNWVGELLSAKELAAALVQGDVSREEYREQATYAFNQLLQGILNPSED, encoded by the coding sequence ATGCTGCGTCCAACTGAAAGTGTGCCATTTGCTGCTCGCCGCGAGGCTCTTCCTTTCCAGGCAGAAGCAGTCTTGGCGACGCGGGAGTTGCCTTACGCCGCTCTATTCCATGAGCAGGGACTGGGAAAGACCAAAATGGCGTTGGACCTAGTCCTACACTGGCTTTCGTCCGGGGCTGTGGATTCGGTGATGGTCGTCACGAAGAAAGCTCTAGTTCCAAACTGGGAGCGTGAAACCAGACTTCACACCAACCTTCGTCCTGTCGTACTCAGCCAGGACCGACGCTCAAATTTCTTTGCATTCAACCGCCCAGGAAGGCTCTATTTGGCGCACTATGAAGTTATGCACAGCGAGCGGGGCAGGCTCCTCCTCTTCGCGAAAGCCCGTCACCTAGGTATGATTCTCGATGAATCGCAACGCATTAAGAACCCAGGTTCCAAGGTGGCCATAGCACTACATTCCCTAGGGCCGCTACTTGCCCGGCGGATAATCATGACCGGCACACCAGTAGCCAACCGTCCGTACGACATCTGGTCTCAGGTCTATTTCCTCGATGGTGGGGAATCACTGGGAAGGTCCTTCTCTGCGTTCAGATCTGAAACTGATTTCAAGAAGAAACTCGGAGAAGATGAAGGTGCGACTGCCGACTTTGAAAAGAGGCTTGGCGAAGTCTACGGAAAGATTCGCCATTTTGCCATTAGGGAAACGAAGGCGAGTACAGAACTCGGATTGCCTGGAAAAGTCATCCGCAACACACCGGCCTACATGGAGTCAGGTCAGTCGATTCTATACCACAAGTTTCGGCGCGACTTGGCGGCTGAGGTCTTGAGGGACGGCCTGACCACCTGGGACGACGTGGAAGAGATACTCAAGCGGCTATTGCGTCTGGTGCAAGTGGCTTCCAACCCGCAACTGGTTGACCAGGGATACGAAGGGGTACCGGGCAAGTTTTGCGTATTAGACTCCATTGTAGGCAATGTGCCCTCCACCGGTCCAAAGGCTATAGTCTGGACCAGCTTCACAGAAAACGTCAGCCGCATCGCCCAGCGCTATCCGCAGATGCGTCCTGCTAGGGTTCACGGGCGACTGTCCATCGTCGACCGTACTCGCGACCTTGACCGCTTCATGGAGGATCCTAGTTGTCGATTGCTTGTGGCCACTCCCGGGTCAGCAAAGGAAGGGCTGACGTTGACCGTGGCCAATCACGCTGTATTCTTCGACCGCACGTTCAGCTTGGATGATTATCTGCAAGCCCAGGATCGCATCCACCGAATCTCCCAGACAGACGAATGCGTCGTTGAGAACATTGTCGCGGTGGGCACGATCGACAATTGGGTTGGAGAACTCCTGTCTGCCAAGGAACTGGCTGCCGCGTTGGTTCAGGGAGATGTCTCCCGTGAAGAATATCGTGAGCAAGCTACTTACGCTTTCAACCAACTGCTGCAGGGAATCCTGAACCCCTCGGAGGATTAG
- a CDS encoding ParB N-terminal domain-containing protein: protein MNKAERIPVDRIVLDNSNPRIKHYLEMYTVLNEEHMLLALGAGSEDEGGSTALGSFERLKHSIRASGGIIQSIIVKPLQEGRFLCIEGNTRVAIYRQLRNEDKALGQSGDRWNYIPALVNDQMDEEAAHKIRLQVHLVGNRPWDAYSKAKYLHELVGDYKMPLGELVSYCGGSRNDVLQSINAYLDMENHYRPVIDGIDGDFDPSRFSAFVELQKPGIKQAIYKAGFSEGDFNKWVDERKLFPLASVRRLPQILDNPGSKRVFLREGARAAINTLDAPDLDTRLREANISQLARALQEKIGLLPFDDAERIAGQPASEEHLELKDLLMSLGDLLGIETNPSS, encoded by the coding sequence ATGAACAAAGCAGAACGCATACCTGTGGATAGAATCGTACTGGACAACTCGAACCCAAGGATCAAGCACTACTTGGAAATGTACACCGTCCTGAACGAGGAACACATGCTATTGGCCCTCGGGGCCGGTTCTGAAGATGAGGGCGGTTCCACCGCATTGGGTTCGTTCGAACGCTTGAAGCATTCCATTAGGGCCTCCGGCGGTATCATACAGTCGATCATCGTTAAACCGCTCCAAGAAGGGCGATTCCTTTGCATTGAAGGCAACACCAGGGTCGCGATTTACAGACAGCTCAGGAACGAGGACAAGGCCTTAGGGCAGAGTGGCGACAGGTGGAACTACATCCCCGCCTTAGTAAACGACCAGATGGATGAAGAGGCCGCGCACAAGATACGCCTTCAAGTCCATTTGGTGGGGAACCGTCCGTGGGATGCCTACTCCAAGGCTAAATACCTCCACGAACTAGTGGGAGACTACAAGATGCCGTTGGGGGAACTCGTCAGCTATTGCGGTGGGTCTCGGAATGATGTTCTGCAGTCCATAAATGCTTACCTCGATATGGAGAACCATTACAGACCGGTGATAGATGGCATCGACGGGGATTTTGACCCGTCCAGGTTCAGCGCCTTTGTGGAACTACAAAAGCCCGGAATCAAGCAAGCTATATATAAGGCGGGATTTAGCGAAGGCGACTTTAATAAGTGGGTCGATGAAAGAAAGCTGTTTCCTTTGGCCTCCGTTCGAAGGCTGCCCCAGATCCTGGACAATCCTGGGTCCAAGCGCGTCTTCTTGCGTGAGGGAGCCCGAGCAGCCATCAATACCCTTGACGCACCGGACTTGGACACCCGGCTACGGGAAGCGAACATATCACAATTGGCAAGGGCGCTCCAAGAGAAAATTGGGCTGCTTCCGTTTGACGATGCTGAGAGAATCGCAGGGCAACCAGCTTCCGAAGAACACCTAGAACTGAAGGACCTCCTGATGTCACTGGGAGATCTTCTAGGTATTGAGACTAATCCAAGTAGCTAG